The genomic stretch TCGGATGGATTCAACACTTCAGCGGAGAGCGTTGCGGTTGTCCTATTTTACAGTGGGATATAACCTGATCGAAGGAATCGTCTCAATCGCAGCAGGGCTTCTTGCGGGTAGCGTCGCCCTGGTGGGGTTTGGCCTCGACAGCTTTGTAGAGTCTTTATCCGGGACGGTCATGATTTGGCGGTTCAGCAGCCATCCATCGATCAGCCCGGAGGAAGAGGAGCGGCGCGAGGCGAGGGCCGTTCGGCTCGTCGGAGGTGCCTTCCTGATCCTCGGCGCTTATGTGACGTATGAATCGATCGAAAAATTGCTCCGCCGTGAGGCGCCTGATCCCAGTCTCCCAGGCGTCATCATCGCCCTCTTGTCGATCATCATTATGCCGACCCTCTTTTATCTCAAGTACAAAACCGGAAAGGCACTCGCCAGCCGTAGCGCGGTCGCCGACTCCAAACAGACGCTCGCCTGCGTTTTCTTATCCGTCGCGTTGCTGATCGGGCTGGGGCTCAACTATCTCTACGGACTCTGGTGGGCCGATCCGGTCGCCGGTTTGGTCATTGTGCTCTTCGTGGTGAGGGAGGGTTATGAAGCCTTGA from Candidatus Manganitrophus noduliformans encodes the following:
- a CDS encoding cation diffusion facilitator family transporter; the protein is MDSTLQRRALRLSYFTVGYNLIEGIVSIAAGLLAGSVALVGFGLDSFVESLSGTVMIWRFSSHPSISPEEEERREARAVRLVGGAFLILGAYVTYESIEKLLRREAPDPSLPGVIIALLSIIIMPTLFYLKYKTGKALASRSAVADSKQTLACVFLSVALLIGLGLNYLYGLWWADPVAGLVIVLFVVREGYEALREEKLCC